One region of Drosophila subobscura isolate 14011-0131.10 chromosome J, UCBerk_Dsub_1.0, whole genome shotgun sequence genomic DNA includes:
- the LOC117893021 gene encoding fibroblast growth factor receptor homolog 2, which translates to MVKVLITLMIIGLGCAAPPNACDLSQHRCLIDVTAEKGGARKRHVPSDVDITLQCFRPQARWFFQDRALYNGTSLRLERVQSRQSGSYGCVDSTNRWLNVSVIVGAPKEQAVNDIASFAKVDPRPTPQQIPSGSSGTDLFFQPLNVSQKLPTLVQRLPDSVQRKAGGLFQLSCSPLEPEVEGVNISWLHNGTQVLGGRGRIKLKRWSLTVGLLQPEDAGTYRCQLCSDQGCFDSNPTQLEVTSRSHTAPVLRPDYPRNVSTALNDSVNFQCPLEDSQLQPQIKWLHQESGGSIQLLVERLREQPQDLPADVQQLPTIKDEPEVLRLGHVQFEDAGWYICIAENQVGRTVGAAYLELHTALETSTVLADTTASTTTTTSLRANALDTDDEADDAAGDATAGERPPVFKKQLERLQHSVAGKTITLSCPVAGNASITWTRDSKPLKRREGSYVLKKWKLLIDDATSDDSGIYTCQVCNGRGCIKFDFSVEINDRFRAPPIIMVPQNQTVQVNGSVTMECSVLSDLNPTVRWIRVVPRNRSEAEAHVAAAAAAEGADVVQIPLNTTLDQEHILQLHNVTHDQEGWYTCTSSTTLGTSNSSVYLRVVDYSPHMKVYALLHSHPLGFTVAAVMIVALFLLGSAFIVYMLRRLRREKLLKHRIETVHQWTKKVIIYRPASAEGSSCSAGDLQMPVIKIEKQRTTFSTTGACSADSSQGFNEYEFPLDSNWEIPRQQLSLSSILGEGAFGRVVMAEAEGLPRSPNMAETIVAVKMVKEEHTDADMASLVREMEVMKMIGKHINIINLLGCCSQGGPLWVIVEFAPHGNLKDFLKQNRPGAPQRRSDSDGYLDDKPLMPQQHLGEKELTKFAFQIARGMEYLASRRCIHRDLAARNVLVSDGYVMKIADFGLARDIQDTDYYRKNTNGRLPIKWMAPESLQEKKYDSQSDVWSYGVLLWEIMTYGEQPYPQIMSAEELYSYLITGQRMEKPSKCSLNIYVVMRQCWHFESCARPTFSELVESFDGILQQASSNPNDAYLDVSMPMLETPPSSGDEDESSETETFRETLPLRYQYTYKFN; encoded by the exons ATGGTAAAAGTGCTGATCACGCTGATGATCATTGGGCTCGGCTGTGCAGCGCCGCCGAATGCCTGCGATCTCAGCCAGCACCGCTGCCTTATCGATGTTACCGCGGAGAAGGGAGGTGCGCGAAAGCGGCATGTGCCCTCCGATGTGGACATTACATTGCAGTGCTTCCGTCCGCAGGCGAGATGGTTCTTCCAGGACAGGGCCCTTTACAACGGCACCTCTCTGCGACTTGAGCGGGTCCAGTCCAGACAATCGGGGAGCTACGGCTGTGTGGACAGCACGAATCGATGGCTGAATGTCTCTGTGATTGTTGGCGCCCCCAAGGAGCAGGCTGTTAACGACATTGCCAGCTTCGCCAAGGTGGATCCACGTCCCACACCCCAACAAATCCCTAGCGGCAGTTCGGGCACGGATCTCTTTTTCCAACCCCTAAATGTGAGCCAAAAGCTTCCAACATTGGTTCAGAGATTGCCCGATTCCGTGCAGCGAAAGGCGGGCGGCCTCTTCCAGCTAAGCTGCAGCCCCTTGGAGCCGGAAGTCGAGGGAGTTAACATATCCTGGCTGCACAACGGCACCCAGGTGCTCGGTGGTCGGGGCCGCATCAAGCTCAAGAGATGGTCCCTGACCGTGGGTCTGCTGCAGCCCGAGGATGCCGGCACATATCGCTGCCAGCTGTGCTCAGACCAGGGCTGTTTCGACAGCAATCCCACACAGCTGGAGGTGACGAGTCGCAGCCACACGGCCCCTGTGCTGCGGCCGGACTATCCGCGGAACGTCAGCACGGCCCTGAATGACTCAGTCAACTTCCAGTGCCCACTGGAGGACtcccagctgcagccgcaAATCAAGTGGCTGCACCAGGAGAGCGGTGGCAGCATTCAGCTGTTGGTGGAGCGCCTGAGGGAGCAACCGCAGGATCTGCCCGCGGATGTGCAGCAATTGCCCACCATTAAGGATGAACCGGAGGTGCTGCGCCTGGGGCACGTCCAGTTCGAGGATGCCGGCTGGTACATCTGCATCGCCGAGAACCAAGTGGGACGCACTGTGGGCGCAGCCTATCTGGAACTGCACACCGCCCTGGAGACCAGCACAGTTCTGGCGGACACTACAGCGAGCACCACCACGACAACGTCTCTACGCGCCAATGCTCTGGACACAGATGACGAGGCAGACGATGCGGCCGGTGATGCGACAGCCGGGGAGCGTCCGCCGGTGTTCAAGAAGCAGCTGGAGCGCCTGCAGCACTCGGTGGCCGGAAAGACGATCACCCTATCCTGTCCAGTGGCCGGAAATGCCAGCATCACCTGGACGCGGGACAGCAAGCCCCTGAAGCGGCGCGAGGGCAGCTATGTCCTGAAGAAGTGGAAGCTGCTAATCGACGATGCCACATCCGATGATTCGGGGATCTACACTTGCCAGGTTTGCAACGGCCGCGGCTGCATCAAGTTCGATTTCAGTGTGGAGATCAACGATCGCTTCCGCGCCCCACCGATCATCATGGTGCCCCAGAACCAGACGGTGCAGGTGAATGGGAGCGTGACCATGGAGTGCTCGGTGCTCTCCGACCTGAACCCCACCGTTCGCTGGATCCGGGTGGTGCCCAGAAATCGCTCAGAGGCGGAAGCgcatgttgcagctgcagctgcagcggaaGGTGCGGACGTTGTGCAGATCCCATTGAACACCACACTGGACCAGGAGCACATCCTACAGCTACACAATGTTACCCACGACCAAGAGGGATGGTACACCTGCACCTCCTCCACTACGTTGGGCACCAGCAATTCCAGCGTGTATCTGCGCGTGGTGGACTACTCGCCGCACATGAAGGTGTATGCCCTGCTGCACAGCCACCCCTTGGGCTTTACGGTGGCCGCAGTCATGATCGTGGCCCTCTTCCTGCTGGGCAGCGCCTTCATCGTGTACATGCTGCGGCGCCTTAGACGggagaagctgctgaagcATCGCATCGAGACGGTGCATCAGTGGACCAAGAAGGTTATTATCTACCGCCCGGCCAGCGCGGAGGGCAGCTCTTGCTCCGCGGGTGATCTTCAGATGCCGGTGATCAAGATCGAGAAGCAGAGAACAACCTTTTCGACGACTGGTGCGTGTAGTGCCGATTCCTCGCAAGGCTTCAACGAGTACGAGTTCCCGCTGGACTCCAACTGGGAGATTCCCAGGCAACAATTGTCGCTGAGCTCCATACTGGGCGAGGGCGCCTTCGGCCGGGTGGTGATGGCCGAGGCCGAGGGTCTGCCCCGCAGCCCCAACATGGCTGAGACCATTGTGGCCGTCAAGATGGTAAAGGAGGAACACACGGACGCGGACATGGCCAGCCTGGTGCGCGAAATGGAGGTGATGAAGATGATTGGCAAGCACATCAATATCATTAATCTGCTaggctgctgcagccaggGCGGGCCCCTCTGGGTCATCGTCGAGTTCGCGCCCCACGGCAATCTCAAGGACTTCCTGAAGCAAAATCGGCCGGGAGCGCCGCAGCGTCGCAGCGACAGCGATGGATATCTGGACGACAAGCCGCtgatgccacagcagcatctGGGGGAGAAAGAGCTGACCAAGTTCGCCTTTCAAATCGCCCGCGGCATGGAGTATCTGGCCTCTCGACGG TGCATTCATCGCGATCTGGCAGCCCGAAATGTGCTCGTCAGCGATGGCTATGTGATGAAGATAGCCGACTTTGGCCTGGCCAGAGACATTCAGGACACAGACTACTACAGGAAGAATACCAACGGACGACTGCCCATCAAGTGGATGGCACCCGAGTCGCTGCAGGAGAAGAAGTACGACTCGCAGAGCGACGTGTGGAGCTACGGGGTGCTGTTGTGGGAGATCATGACCTACGGAGAGCAGCCATATCCGCAAATAATGTCTGCCGAGGAGCTCTACAGCTATCTGATCACGGGGCAGCGCATGGAGAAGCCTTCCAAGTGCTCGCTCAACATCTACGTGGTGATGCGGCAGTGCTGGCACTTCGAGTCGTGTGCCAGGCCCACGTTCTCGGAGCTGGTGGAGAGCTTCGACGGGATACTGCAGCAGGCGAGCAGCAATCCCAACGATGCCTACCTGGATGTGTCCATGCCCATGCTGGAGACACCGCCCTCGTCCGGCGACGAGGACGAAAGCtctgaaacagaaacattcCGAGAGACTTTACCGCTTAGATATCAATATACTTATAAGTTTAACTAG